From one [Ruminococcus] lactaris ATCC 29176 genomic stretch:
- a CDS encoding HlyD family efflux transporter periplasmic adaptor subunit — protein MEKNKKKILIGSVSGVAAAVLLTGIIVAAVQGSGKAVKVAPVSNMNSGGWSSGSEISDYGTVTTNMNQDIYYDESLTVKEVYVKAGDTVKIGDRLVAYDTTLATMEKEMKQMEIEGIALNRKNIEAELKQLRGTKAVAKGNVAGTNTVVKTSAAGTDTVVNADTGKSRTTASVQRQNMTAREGNTDTGTAGSDQDSTVTDGKETGKPFPEELKGTKIYDKITEESVPYNEDGDGTEEKPYRYLCAPGVTVHAQFMLKVLENREICTFEVVDDKDNPTRILYEWTLDGKNGQIIKPVQPDQPDTPSEPDVPDEPDTPSEPEDPSEPDDPGISDGPTKEELAKEIQEKEERLKELELEQRTAELELKQLKKKVDNAIVTSTVEGTVKSVTDEETARLENTPIISVVGEDGFYVTGRVAETAFDKIKEGMTVTVTSWTSGMTYEATISGVSSSPSTGYSDGNNENLSYYPFTAVIHGDAELSNGDGVNLSIDDLSSQDEDEIYLEQMFVREDGNQYYVYKKGDNGKLKKQYVEVGKNVSGSLEIVSGLSLDDEIAFPYGRDVREGAKTKSTDTLYDYK, from the coding sequence ATGGAAAAGAATAAGAAAAAGATCCTGATCGGTTCGGTTTCCGGCGTTGCGGCAGCAGTCCTGTTGACCGGGATCATTGTTGCGGCTGTGCAGGGAAGCGGAAAAGCGGTAAAAGTAGCTCCTGTCAGTAATATGAATTCCGGTGGCTGGTCCAGCGGTTCTGAAATCTCTGATTACGGAACTGTAACAACGAATATGAACCAGGATATCTATTATGATGAATCTCTTACTGTGAAAGAAGTCTATGTTAAAGCCGGAGATACGGTTAAGATCGGGGATCGTCTGGTTGCTTATGATACAACTCTGGCAACGATGGAAAAAGAAATGAAGCAGATGGAGATTGAGGGAATTGCCTTAAACCGTAAGAATATTGAAGCAGAACTGAAGCAACTGCGTGGAACAAAAGCGGTTGCAAAAGGAAATGTAGCAGGGACCAATACAGTTGTGAAGACCAGTGCGGCAGGAACAGATACAGTCGTAAACGCAGATACAGGGAAGAGCAGGACAACAGCATCAGTGCAGAGGCAGAATATGACTGCTCGGGAAGGAAATACGGATACCGGAACGGCAGGATCGGATCAGGATTCAACGGTGACAGATGGAAAAGAGACCGGTAAACCCTTCCCGGAAGAATTAAAGGGAACAAAGATTTATGATAAGATTACGGAAGAGTCCGTTCCGTACAATGAGGATGGTGACGGAACAGAAGAAAAACCTTACCGGTATCTCTGTGCACCTGGGGTGACGGTTCATGCACAGTTTATGCTGAAAGTGCTGGAAAATAGAGAAATCTGCACATTTGAGGTGGTAGATGATAAGGATAATCCGACCAGGATTCTTTATGAATGGACACTGGATGGAAAGAATGGTCAGATCATCAAGCCAGTTCAGCCAGACCAGCCGGACACACCATCTGAACCGGATGTACCGGACGAACCGGATACACCGTCCGAGCCGGAAGATCCATCTGAACCGGATGATCCGGGAATTTCAGATGGACCTACAAAAGAAGAGCTGGCAAAAGAGATTCAGGAGAAGGAAGAACGGTTAAAAGAGCTGGAACTGGAGCAGAGAACAGCCGAACTGGAACTGAAGCAATTGAAAAAAAAGGTAGACAATGCGATCGTAACCAGTACAGTGGAAGGAACCGTAAAATCGGTGACGGATGAAGAGACAGCAAGACTGGAAAATACACCGATCATCAGTGTTGTAGGTGAGGATGGATTTTATGTGACAGGGCGTGTGGCAGAGACAGCATTTGATAAGATCAAAGAGGGAATGACTGTGACTGTTACGTCATGGACCAGCGGGATGACTTATGAGGCGACGATCAGCGGAGTCAGCAGTTCACCGTCAACAGGATATTCGGACGGAAATAATGAAAATCTTTCTTATTATCCATTCACAGCAGTGATCCATGGGGACGCGGAACTTTCCAATGGAGACGGAGTAAATCTGAGTATTGATGATCTTTCTTCCCAGGATGAGGATGAAATCTATCTTGAGCAGATGTTTGTCAGGGAAGACGGAAACCAATATTATGTATATAAAAAGGGTGATAACGGGAAATTGAAAAAGCAGTATGTCGAAGTTGGAAAAAATGTATCCGGTTCTCTGGAGATTGTATCCGGTCTGAGCCTGGATGACGAGATTGCATTTCCATATGGAAGAGATGTTCGGGAAGGTGCGAAGACAAAGTCGACAGATACATTATATGATTATAAGTAA
- a CDS encoding ABC transporter ATP-binding protein, with amino-acid sequence MLLKLEHIYKDYVQDKLTVPVLKDICFQVERGEYVAIMGPSGSGKTTLMNIIGCLDVASSGVYQLNGTDLKDFDDRTMAQIRNRSIGFVFQTFNLLPKQTALDNVALPLLYSNVSKKERMERAKAALERVGLGDRLDFRPTQLSGGQKQRVAIARAIVTGPDLLLADEPTGALDSVSGRQIMELFSELNQEGMTVLMITHDAQIAGCADRMVMIKDGRLKDGEEQENGKE; translated from the coding sequence ATGCTTCTGAAGTTAGAACATATATATAAAGATTACGTTCAGGACAAACTGACAGTCCCTGTTTTGAAAGATATCTGCTTTCAGGTAGAACGCGGAGAATATGTTGCGATCATGGGACCTTCGGGTTCAGGAAAGACGACTCTGATGAATATCATCGGATGTCTTGATGTGGCAAGTTCCGGGGTCTATCAGCTCAACGGGACAGACCTGAAGGATTTTGACGACCGGACAATGGCACAGATCAGAAACCGCTCCATTGGATTTGTCTTTCAGACATTTAATCTGCTGCCAAAACAGACAGCACTGGATAATGTAGCACTGCCACTTCTTTATTCCAATGTATCCAAAAAAGAGCGGATGGAGCGGGCGAAGGCAGCACTGGAACGGGTCGGACTTGGGGATCGCCTGGATTTCAGACCGACGCAGTTATCAGGAGGACAGAAGCAGCGTGTGGCCATCGCAAGAGCAATCGTTACCGGCCCTGATCTTCTGCTGGCAGATGAGCCTACGGGAGCGTTGGATTCGGTTTCGGGACGGCAGATCATGGAATTATTTTCAGAACTGAATCAGGAAGGAATGACAGTGCTGATGATCACACATGATGCACAGATCGCAGGGTGTGCTGACCGGATGGTGATGATCAAAGATGGAAGATTGAAGGACGGAGAGGAGCAGGAGAATGGAAAAGAATAA
- a CDS encoding aminotransferase class I/II-fold pyridoxal phosphate-dependent enzyme: protein MVTFSDRLKSAMEQKHLKQVDLIRIASQQGVKLGKSHISQYVSGKTIPRNDILHFLADTLEVDAGWLSCKTAEDPAPTGSISHSTSAPEKSQQEILNPGGNNTMREFKKSSKLNNVLYDVRGPVVDEAAKMEERGTHVLKLNIGNPAPFGFRTPDEIIYDMSHQLSDCEGYSASQGLFSARKAIMQYAQLKKLPNVTIDDIYTGNGVSELINLSMSALLDDGDEILIPSPDYPLWTACATLAGGKAVHYLCDEQSNWYPDISDMKKKINDRTKALVIINPNNPTGALYPKEVLQQIVDLAREHHLIIFSDEIYDRLVMDGQEHISIASLAPDLFCVTFSGLSKSHMIAGFRIGWMILSGNKSIAADYIEGLKMLSNMRLCSNVPAQSIVQTALGGHQSVESYIVPGGRIYEQREYIYNALTDIPGISAVKPQAAFYMFPKIDTKKFDIVNDEKFALDLLRDKKLLIVHGGGFNWKEPDHFRVVYLPRIEILKEAVEKIGDFLSYYRQ, encoded by the coding sequence ATGGTTACTTTTTCTGACCGGCTAAAATCTGCAATGGAACAAAAACATCTCAAGCAGGTGGATCTCATCCGCATTGCTTCACAGCAGGGCGTGAAGCTTGGGAAAAGTCATATCAGCCAGTATGTAAGCGGGAAAACGATTCCCCGGAATGATATCCTTCATTTTCTGGCAGATACGCTGGAAGTAGATGCCGGATGGCTGAGCTGTAAAACGGCAGAAGATCCTGCTCCGACCGGTTCCATTTCACATTCCACCTCTGCTCCCGAAAAGAGTCAGCAGGAAATTCTAAATCCAGGAGGTAATAATACGATGCGAGAATTTAAAAAATCATCCAAATTGAATAATGTACTTTACGATGTCCGCGGTCCGGTCGTAGACGAGGCCGCAAAAATGGAAGAACGCGGCACCCATGTCCTGAAACTGAACATCGGTAATCCTGCTCCTTTCGGATTCCGCACACCCGATGAAATCATTTATGATATGAGTCACCAGTTATCTGACTGCGAAGGATATTCCGCTTCACAGGGACTTTTTTCTGCACGAAAGGCGATCATGCAGTATGCCCAGTTGAAAAAGCTCCCTAATGTAACGATCGATGACATTTACACCGGAAACGGGGTCAGCGAATTGATCAATTTAAGTATGTCTGCTCTTTTGGATGACGGGGATGAGATTCTGATTCCTTCTCCTGATTACCCACTTTGGACCGCCTGTGCCACACTTGCCGGCGGAAAAGCCGTCCACTATCTTTGCGATGAACAGTCCAACTGGTATCCTGATATCAGCGACATGAAAAAGAAGATCAATGACCGCACGAAAGCTCTTGTCATCATCAATCCGAATAACCCGACCGGTGCTCTTTATCCAAAAGAGGTACTTCAGCAGATCGTTGATCTGGCAAGAGAACACCATCTGATTATTTTTTCTGATGAGATCTATGACCGCCTTGTTATGGACGGACAGGAACATATTTCGATTGCATCCCTTGCACCGGATCTGTTCTGCGTGACGTTCAGCGGACTTTCCAAATCTCATATGATCGCAGGTTTCCGTATCGGATGGATGATCTTAAGCGGAAATAAATCAATCGCGGCAGATTATATTGAAGGATTAAAAATGCTTTCCAATATGCGTTTATGTTCCAACGTACCTGCACAGTCCATTGTGCAGACTGCTCTCGGCGGTCATCAGAGCGTGGAAAGTTATATCGTTCCCGGCGGTCGTATTTATGAGCAGAGAGAATATATCTACAATGCTCTGACCGATATTCCAGGTATCAGTGCCGTAAAACCACAGGCAGCATTTTATATGTTCCCGAAGATCGATACAAAGAAATTCGACATCGTAAATGATGAAAAATTTGCTCTTGATCTCCTGCGTGACAAAAAACTTCTGATCGTACATGGTGGCGGATTTAACTGGAAAGAACCGGATCACTTCCGTGTTGTATATCTTCCGAGAATTGAGATCTTAAAAGAAGCCGTCGAAAAGATCGGCGACTTTCTGAGTTACTACAGACAGTAA
- a CDS encoding MATE family efflux transporter, with the protein METSDFYGTEKVSRILLKIAPPVMLAQLIQALYNIVDSFFVGKYSETGLTALSIIYPVQLLMIALGVGTGVGINTDMAYYLGIGKKKKAEEVAGTGTPLGLILWIIFAAVCYVTLPAYAGMSTDSPEVIRDVVAYGRIVCLFSIGLFTEGIWSKILQAEGDMRTPMIAQIAGAVVNIILDPLLIFGMLGMPEMGISGAAVATVSGQIVAALIVMKKAWYRPPRRSCYSGYIKRIYQLGIPNIIMQSAYTLYILGLNLILAGFSDQAVTALGLYYKWQTFFFIPLGALQTCIVPVISYNYAAKDIKRCRLVLKDSLIMGECLMFLGTLCFEFLPGQMLAVFSGDSEVIAIGTNGFHYIGISFIFMVTSLIFPVFFQAIGYAVKSSVLTIVRTVLFFVPLGYIFSRFGLQYFWLTFPVTELLTSVIGVGFYRNFLKREQTI; encoded by the coding sequence ATGGAAACATCAGATTTTTACGGAACAGAAAAGGTCAGCAGGATCCTGTTAAAAATTGCACCACCGGTCATGCTGGCACAACTGATCCAGGCATTATACAATATTGTAGACAGTTTTTTTGTAGGAAAGTATTCGGAGACCGGACTTACGGCATTGTCGATCATCTATCCGGTGCAGCTTCTCATGATCGCACTGGGAGTGGGAACAGGAGTCGGTATCAATACTGATATGGCGTATTATCTTGGAATCGGAAAGAAGAAAAAAGCAGAAGAGGTGGCGGGAACTGGTACACCGCTGGGACTGATCCTGTGGATTATTTTTGCAGCAGTCTGCTATGTTACGCTGCCGGCATATGCCGGTATGTCAACAGATTCCCCGGAAGTGATCCGGGATGTGGTGGCATACGGCAGGATCGTCTGTCTTTTCAGCATTGGTCTTTTTACGGAGGGAATCTGGAGTAAGATCCTGCAGGCAGAGGGCGATATGAGGACACCAATGATCGCTCAGATCGCAGGTGCAGTCGTCAATATCATTTTGGATCCGCTTCTGATCTTTGGAATGCTGGGCATGCCTGAAATGGGAATCTCCGGTGCAGCAGTAGCAACGGTGTCAGGACAGATCGTGGCAGCCTTGATCGTAATGAAAAAAGCGTGGTACAGACCGCCCAGGAGATCCTGCTATTCCGGTTATATAAAAAGAATCTATCAGCTTGGAATCCCCAATATCATTATGCAGTCAGCTTATACGCTCTACATTCTCGGACTGAATCTGATCCTGGCGGGATTTTCAGACCAGGCAGTTACCGCACTGGGATTATATTATAAGTGGCAGACCTTCTTTTTTATTCCATTGGGAGCATTACAGACCTGCATTGTTCCGGTGATCAGTTATAATTATGCAGCGAAGGATATAAAAAGGTGCAGGCTTGTATTGAAAGATTCTCTGATCATGGGAGAATGTCTGATGTTTCTTGGTACCTTGTGTTTTGAGTTTCTGCCTGGACAGATGCTGGCTGTATTCTCCGGCGACAGCGAGGTGATTGCAATAGGAACGAACGGATTCCATTACATCGGGATCAGTTTTATTTTTATGGTCACTTCCCTGATCTTTCCGGTCTTTTTCCAGGCAATCGGATATGCCGTGAAGAGTTCGGTACTGACGATCGTGAGAACCGTGTTGTTTTTTGTGCCGCTGGGATATATTTTTTCAAGATTCGGTTTGCAGTATTTCTGGCTGACTTTCCCGGTAACAGAGCTGCTTACCTCTGTGATCGGAGTTGGATTTTATAGGAACTTTTTAAAAAGAGAACAGACAATATAA
- a CDS encoding MerR family transcriptional regulator encodes MTIKEVSEKYGISQDTLRYYERIGLIPPVPRTPGGIRDYQEKDLGWVEQAVCMRSAGVQIEALIEYVRLYQMGDSTIEARRDLLQEQYEVLEEQRRQINATMERLKYKISRYQKAVETGVLSWEKEEEN; translated from the coding sequence TTGACGATCAAGGAAGTCAGTGAAAAATACGGGATTTCCCAGGATACGCTGCGATATTATGAAAGGATCGGTCTGATCCCGCCGGTTCCGCGTACACCGGGCGGAATCCGGGATTATCAGGAAAAAGACCTGGGCTGGGTAGAACAGGCAGTATGTATGCGGAGTGCCGGTGTCCAGATCGAGGCACTGATCGAATATGTGCGACTGTACCAGATGGGGGACAGTACGATCGAGGCACGCAGAGATCTTTTACAGGAACAGTATGAAGTGCTGGAGGAACAGCGGCGACAGATCAATGCAACGATGGAACGGCTGAAATATAAAATATCACGTTATCAGAAAGCAGTAGAGACAGGAGTCCTGTCCTGGGAAAAAGAAGAGGAGAATTAG
- a CDS encoding ABC transporter permease translates to MLEDIRLAFQGIWNHKLRSALTMLGIIIGIGSIIAIVSTIKGTNEQIKENLVGAGNNAVNIQLYQGEWPIDLSYGNVPDGVPVISKDVLEEIKESDAVETAALYYTRNEYDAVFNGSQSLSNGTIMGVDSDYLDVYGYQITKGRGFSEKDFLENRKVALLDKTSASNLFPDGNVIGKTIEMKGEPFTVIGLIARKAASQPVINSMDDYNRYISNDGSGMVCVPDTVWPTLYQYDEPQNVVVRATSTDDMTKAGEDAAEILNSYLSVSDDSIKYKGEDLLKQATQIQEISNSTNQQLIWIASISLLVGGIGVMNIMLVSVTERTREIGLKKALGARKKRILFQFLTEAAVLTLLGGIIGVAVGIALAYIISGVSAVPVAISGTAIVVAVLFSTLIGVIFGLIPSVKAANMNPIDALRYE, encoded by the coding sequence ATGCTGGAAGATATCAGACTTGCGTTTCAGGGAATCTGGAACCACAAATTAAGATCTGCTCTGACGATGCTTGGAATCATCATAGGAATCGGCTCGATCATTGCAATTGTATCAACAATCAAGGGAACAAATGAACAGATCAAGGAAAATCTGGTAGGAGCAGGAAATAATGCAGTGAATATCCAGCTTTACCAGGGAGAATGGCCGATTGATCTGAGCTATGGAAATGTCCCGGACGGAGTACCGGTGATCAGTAAGGATGTACTGGAGGAAATAAAAGAATCTGATGCAGTGGAGACAGCAGCACTCTACTATACAAGAAATGAATATGATGCCGTCTTTAACGGCTCCCAGTCCCTTTCCAACGGAACGATCATGGGAGTAGACTCTGATTATCTGGATGTATATGGTTATCAGATTACAAAAGGACGTGGATTTTCAGAGAAAGATTTTTTGGAGAACAGAAAAGTTGCACTGCTTGACAAGACTTCTGCATCCAATCTGTTCCCGGACGGGAATGTGATCGGAAAGACGATTGAAATGAAAGGAGAACCGTTTACGGTGATCGGTCTGATTGCCAGAAAAGCGGCATCCCAGCCGGTGATCAATTCCATGGATGATTACAATCGCTATATATCAAATGATGGAAGTGGAATGGTCTGCGTTCCTGATACAGTATGGCCGACCCTGTATCAGTATGATGAACCACAGAATGTGGTAGTACGTGCCACATCGACGGATGATATGACAAAAGCAGGGGAAGATGCAGCAGAGATCCTTAATTCTTATCTGTCTGTATCCGATGATTCCATCAAATATAAAGGGGAAGATCTGCTGAAGCAGGCAACCCAGATCCAGGAGATCAGCAATTCGACGAACCAGCAGTTGATCTGGATCGCCAGTATTTCTCTTTTAGTAGGAGGAATCGGAGTTATGAATATCATGCTTGTATCGGTCACAGAGCGTACAAGAGAGATCGGACTTAAAAAGGCACTGGGAGCAAGAAAAAAGAGAATCCTGTTCCAGTTCCTGACAGAGGCAGCAGTACTGACTCTGCTTGGTGGAATCATCGGTGTTGCGGTGGGAATCGCACTGGCGTATATTATCTCGGGAGTTTCCGCTGTGCCTGTGGCGATCAGCGGTACAGCAATTGTAGTGGCAGTCCTGTTCTCTACGCTGATCGGAGTAATCTTCGGACTGATTCCGTCGGTGAAAGCAGCCAACATGAACCCGATCGACGCGTTACGGTATGAATAA
- a CDS encoding efflux RND transporter periplasmic adaptor subunit, with the protein MKEKKLSLKQKKMLIIAGIILAVLLVVILVIRAVTGKGSGNGEDVLYADSVGMLTGTGLGTQNRFSGVVEAQDTLKLTLSDDQKVKEIFVEKGQEVKPGTKLYEFDTEELAMTLEQRNLELDKINNSISNLNNQIATLTAEKKNAPASEQLSYTTQIQELQTNVKQEEYNYKVKELEVNRMKKNLESSVVTSTISGIVQEINEEQGYDDVTGEKKPFMSILSTGKYRIKGKISEQNIGNLSPGMEVTIRSRVDETQIWKGTVDSIDTEKPESGSQNSYYSGSDSSQQATKYPFYVTLEKSEGLMLGQHVYVEPGTGSETDSGMWLMSSYIVDADSDVPYVWVAGKNDRLEKREIKLGEKNEDMDTWEVLDGLKNTDYIVWPSEDCKKGAAVVKNTAVNNESGISEDELNGTAGTEPEDGTEAEPEDGTSENLQKDGGMEDE; encoded by the coding sequence GTGAAAGAAAAGAAATTGAGCCTGAAGCAGAAAAAGATGCTGATAATAGCGGGGATCATACTGGCAGTACTTCTGGTCGTGATTCTGGTGATCAGGGCAGTGACCGGAAAAGGAAGCGGGAACGGAGAAGATGTGCTGTATGCAGATTCCGTCGGTATGCTGACGGGAACAGGACTGGGGACTCAGAACCGGTTTTCCGGCGTTGTGGAGGCACAGGATACTCTGAAACTGACGCTTTCAGATGATCAGAAAGTAAAAGAGATTTTTGTGGAGAAGGGGCAGGAAGTAAAGCCTGGGACAAAGCTGTATGAGTTCGATACAGAAGAGCTTGCGATGACACTGGAACAGAGAAATCTGGAGCTGGATAAGATCAATAACAGTATCAGCAACCTGAATAACCAGATTGCGACCCTGACAGCGGAGAAAAAGAATGCCCCGGCCAGTGAGCAGTTATCTTATACGACTCAGATCCAGGAACTTCAGACCAATGTGAAGCAGGAAGAATACAATTATAAAGTAAAAGAACTGGAAGTAAACCGTATGAAAAAGAACCTGGAATCTTCTGTTGTGACATCTACGATTTCAGGAATCGTTCAGGAAATTAACGAGGAGCAGGGATATGATGATGTTACCGGAGAAAAGAAACCGTTTATGAGTATTCTTTCTACAGGAAAATACCGGATCAAAGGAAAGATCAGCGAGCAGAATATTGGAAATCTTTCACCGGGAATGGAAGTGACGATTCGTTCAAGAGTGGATGAGACGCAGATATGGAAGGGAACAGTGGATTCTATTGATACGGAAAAGCCGGAGAGTGGTTCTCAGAACAGCTATTATTCCGGTTCTGACAGTTCCCAGCAGGCAACGAAATATCCATTTTACGTGACACTGGAGAAAAGTGAAGGGCTGATGCTCGGACAGCACGTCTATGTTGAACCCGGAACAGGAAGTGAGACAGATTCTGGTATGTGGCTGATGAGTTCCTATATCGTAGATGCAGATTCTGATGTTCCATATGTATGGGTGGCAGGCAAGAATGACCGCCTTGAAAAGAGAGAGATCAAACTGGGTGAGAAAAATGAGGATATGGATACCTGGGAAGTACTGGACGGACTGAAGAATACGGATTATATCGTGTGGCCAAGCGAAGATTGCAAAAAAGGTGCAGCGGTTGTAAAAAATACGGCAGTGAATAATGAAAGTGGAATCAGTGAAGATGAACTGAATGGAACTGCAGGAACAGAGCCGGAAGATGGAACAGAGGCAGAACCGGAAGACGGGACATCTGAAAATCTGCAGAAAGATGGAGGAATGGAGGACGAATAA
- the thrS gene encoding threonine--tRNA ligase, whose protein sequence is MKITLKDGSVKEYSEAKSVYDIAADISSGLARVACAGEVNGEIVDLRTVIDSDCELNIVTASDPEGLKVIRHTASHVLAQAVKRLFPDAKIAIGPAIEDGFYYDFEAEPFSRETLDKLEAEMKKIIKEGHELKRYTLPREEAIKFMQEKNEPFKVELIEDLPEGEEISFYDQGEFVDLCAGPHLMTTKGIKAFKLTSSSMAYWRGDSDKARLQRIYGTAFNKKEELNAYLEKLEDAKRRDHNKLGREMELFTTVDVIGQGLPLFPPKGTKMIMKLQRWIEDLEDKEWGYVRTRTPLMAKSDLYKISGHWDHYKEGMFVLGDEEKDKEVFALRPMTCPFQYYVYKNTQKSYRDLPYRMSETSTLFRSEDSGEMHGLTRVRQFTITEAHNVIRPDQAEEELKNCFDLAYYVLSTLGLQDDVTYRLSKWDPANKKKYLGDEDYWNRTQEALREVLREKGVPFVEADGEAAFYGPKIDIQAKNVYGKEDTMITIQLDCAIAENFDLYYIDQNGDKVRPYIIHRTSMGCYERTLAWLIEKYAGKFPTWLCPEQVRVLPISEKYEEYANKVCAELKKNDIDVTVDNRSEKIGFKIREARLDKLPYMLVVGQQEEADGTVSVRSRFAGNEGTKSLDEFIDAICKEIRTKEIRKELPEEEKKR, encoded by the coding sequence ATGAAAATTACATTAAAAGACGGTTCAGTGAAAGAGTACAGTGAAGCAAAATCGGTGTATGACATTGCAGCCGATATCAGCAGCGGACTTGCAAGAGTTGCATGTGCAGGAGAAGTGAATGGAGAGATCGTAGATCTCAGGACAGTGATTGACAGTGACTGTGAACTGAATATTGTCACAGCAAGTGATCCGGAGGGATTGAAGGTGATCCGCCATACAGCATCTCATGTGCTTGCACAGGCAGTAAAGAGACTGTTTCCGGATGCAAAAATTGCAATCGGGCCGGCAATTGAAGACGGATTTTATTATGATTTTGAGGCAGAACCATTTTCAAGAGAGACTCTGGATAAGCTGGAAGCGGAAATGAAGAAGATCATCAAAGAGGGACATGAGCTGAAGAGATATACACTTCCAAGAGAAGAAGCAATTAAATTCATGCAGGAAAAGAATGAGCCTTTCAAAGTAGAACTGATCGAAGATCTTCCGGAAGGGGAAGAAATCTCTTTCTATGATCAGGGAGAATTTGTTGATTTATGTGCAGGTCCTCATCTGATGACAACAAAAGGAATCAAGGCATTTAAGCTGACTTCTTCATCCATGGCATACTGGAGAGGAGACTCCGATAAAGCACGCCTTCAGAGAATTTACGGAACTGCATTTAATAAAAAGGAAGAACTGAATGCATATCTTGAAAAACTGGAAGATGCAAAGCGTCGTGACCATAATAAGCTGGGACGTGAGATGGAACTCTTTACAACAGTAGATGTAATCGGACAGGGACTTCCGTTATTCCCGCCAAAGGGAACAAAAATGATTATGAAACTGCAGAGATGGATTGAAGATCTGGAAGATAAAGAATGGGGTTATGTCCGTACAAGAACACCATTGATGGCGAAATCAGATCTGTATAAGATTTCCGGACACTGGGATCATTACAAAGAAGGAATGTTCGTTCTTGGTGATGAAGAAAAAGATAAAGAAGTTTTTGCACTCCGCCCGATGACCTGTCCATTCCAGTACTATGTATATAAGAATACGCAGAAGTCCTATCGTGATCTTCCATATCGTATGAGTGAGACATCTACACTGTTCCGTTCCGAGGATTCAGGTGAGATGCACGGACTGACACGTGTCCGTCAGTTTACGATCACAGAGGCACATAATGTAATCCGTCCGGATCAGGCAGAGGAAGAGCTGAAGAACTGCTTTGATCTTGCTTATTATGTATTATCGACGCTGGGACTTCAGGATGATGTGACCTACCGTCTGTCAAAATGGGATCCGGCAAATAAAAAGAAATATCTTGGGGATGAGGATTACTGGAACAGAACCCAGGAAGCACTGCGTGAAGTACTGCGTGAAAAGGGCGTTCCATTTGTAGAGGCTGACGGAGAAGCAGCTTTCTATGGTCCGAAGATCGACATTCAGGCAAAGAACGTATATGGCAAAGAAGATACAATGATCACGATCCAGCTTGACTGTGCAATCGCTGAAAACTTTGATCTGTATTATATCGATCAGAACGGAGATAAAGTACGTCCGTATATCATTCACAGAACTTCCATGGGATGCTATGAGAGAACACTTGCATGGCTGATCGAGAAGTATGCCGGAAAGTTCCCGACCTGGTTATGCCCGGAGCAGGTGCGTGTACTTCCTATTTCTGAAAAGTATGAGGAGTATGCAAATAAAGTATGTGCAGAACTGAAAAAGAATGATATTGATGTGACGGTAGATAACCGTTCAGAAAAGATCGGATTCAAGATCCGCGAAGCAAGACTGGATAAACTTCCGTATATGTTGGTTGTAGGACAGCAGGAAGAGGCAGATGGAACCGTATCTGTCAGAAGCCGGTTTGCAGGAAATGAAGGAACAAAATCCCTGGATGAATTTATTGATGCGATCTGTAAAGAAATCCGTACAAAAGAGATCCGCAAAGAACTGCCGGAGGAAGAAAAAAAGAGATAA